One part of the Oligoflexus sp. genome encodes these proteins:
- a CDS encoding vWA domain-containing protein, translating to MKSIGLIPLLALAYMMTQCGGSKFKADSATVTTSSPSLAFDETPLDISKLPVNVDTRDSGGPTTGISTLVESPSDLSCEATSDKTIRVSPNEGADIKVKDDARVVMNVKGRFCPTVSDNLTVLFIIDYSGSMGPNTPDQSNMSFQAAAGNDPRIMVGAQKSCGRLQAVEAILAKFKAGDKVNVGTVTFAGDIVGSHTTAPVDAQTFKDTRLAEASKLSNFCSYVAPDASFANQEMAVPNANVGGATNYAAAFNRAYDFLRNVKGRKAVYFITDGRPTAGGNDPVAAGKNAAAKLKTIENLYFNAFFLQNKQSGLQEDKVGFDNLVQTIGAPERVVRVDSAAQLAVEVGKEQIASFDPTQIKGSLTIEPYEPEADLKVLSFNQDPANPKAWVFETQTFVLLGKGDDVYTHLVKVSAKAKDGTVHTSVVKILYQRKL from the coding sequence ATGAAGTCGATTGGCCTGATTCCCCTGCTCGCGCTGGCTTATATGATGACCCAATGCGGAGGCAGCAAATTCAAAGCTGATTCCGCCACCGTAACGACCTCGTCGCCTTCTTTGGCCTTTGATGAAACTCCCTTGGATATCTCGAAGCTTCCCGTGAATGTGGACACGCGCGACAGCGGTGGCCCGACGACAGGTATTTCCACGCTGGTGGAAAGCCCCTCGGATTTGAGCTGTGAAGCGACCTCGGACAAGACCATTCGCGTATCGCCGAATGAGGGCGCGGATATCAAGGTGAAGGATGATGCGCGCGTCGTGATGAATGTGAAAGGCCGCTTCTGCCCAACCGTTTCGGATAACCTGACCGTACTCTTCATCATCGACTATTCGGGCTCCATGGGCCCGAATACGCCTGACCAGAGCAATATGAGCTTCCAGGCCGCAGCCGGCAACGATCCCCGCATCATGGTCGGCGCTCAGAAAAGCTGCGGACGCCTGCAGGCGGTGGAAGCCATCCTGGCGAAATTCAAAGCCGGTGATAAGGTGAACGTCGGAACCGTGACCTTTGCCGGTGATATCGTGGGATCGCATACGACCGCGCCCGTCGATGCTCAGACTTTCAAGGACACGCGTCTGGCTGAAGCGAGCAAGCTCAGTAACTTCTGCAGCTACGTCGCGCCCGACGCCAGCTTTGCCAATCAGGAAATGGCCGTGCCCAACGCCAACGTCGGCGGGGCCACCAACTATGCGGCGGCTTTCAATCGCGCCTATGATTTCCTGAGAAACGTGAAAGGCCGCAAGGCTGTTTACTTCATCACCGATGGTCGCCCCACAGCCGGCGGCAATGATCCCGTGGCCGCAGGCAAGAACGCGGCTGCGAAGCTGAAGACGATTGAAAACCTCTATTTCAACGCCTTTTTCCTGCAGAATAAGCAGTCCGGTTTGCAGGAAGACAAGGTCGGCTTTGATAACCTCGTCCAGACCATCGGCGCCCCTGAGCGCGTCGTGCGCGTGGATTCTGCCGCGCAGCTGGCTGTGGAAGTCGGTAAAGAGCAGATCGCCAGCTTTGACCCGACCCAGATAAAAGGCTCTTTGACCATTGAACCCTATGAGCCTGAAGCGGATCTGAAAGTTCTGAGCTTCAACCAGGATCCCGCCAATCCCAAAGCCTGGGTTTTTGAGACCCAGACTTTTGTCCTGCTCGGAAAAGGTGATGATGTGTACACCCATCTGGTCAAGGTCTCGGCCAAGGCCAAGGATGGAACGGTTCACACCAGCGTCGTAAAAATTCTTTATCAGCGGAAGTTGTAA
- a CDS encoding DUF4920 domain-containing protein codes for MKAFVLLATLMLPSSFVHAAESYGKLTLAPTAAKPLKTVLSEYKDGSAAPVLVQGTVKKVCEKEGCWMVLEDQGESVRVFFKDHSFFVTQKIKDKAALAEGILHKKTRTVAQQKHLLEDAGESAKTIAAVKEDKVFFELEATGIKAL; via the coding sequence ATGAAAGCATTCGTTCTGCTCGCGACGCTCATGCTCCCCTCCAGCTTTGTTCACGCCGCGGAAAGTTATGGCAAACTCACTCTGGCCCCTACGGCGGCAAAACCTTTGAAGACCGTGCTTTCGGAGTATAAGGACGGCAGCGCCGCGCCGGTCCTGGTGCAGGGCACCGTGAAGAAAGTCTGTGAGAAGGAAGGCTGCTGGATGGTGCTGGAAGATCAGGGCGAAAGCGTTCGCGTCTTCTTCAAGGATCATAGTTTCTTCGTCACGCAAAAAATCAAAGACAAGGCGGCTCTGGCGGAAGGCATTCTGCATAAGAAAACGCGCACCGTCGCGCAGCAGAAACATCTGCTCGAAGACGCTGGCGAGTCGGCCAAAACCATAGCCGCAGTGAAAGAGGACAAGGTCTTCTTCGAACTGGAGGCGACCGGCATTAAAGCTTTGTGA
- the clpB gene encoding ATP-dependent chaperone ClpB, producing the protein MDFNRFTERTQQAIKEAQNFAVTSGHSAVDAEHVLKALLAQENGIIPKLITKLDIPLDRLTKMVDQEIQKKPRVSGSGFDPEKIFLAQNLSALLAKAEQTAKKLKDDYVSVEHVFLEIIRTGTQTAAGRVLKEFNLTEDRFLQALTDLRGNQRVTSSNPEATYDALNQYGIDLVASARIGKLDPVIGRDQEIARVVRILSRKTKNNPVLIGEPGVGKTAIAEGLAQRIVRGDVPEGLKDRSIFSLDMGALIAGAKYRGEFEERLKAVLNEVKSSEGRIILFIDEIHTIVGAGKAEGSMDAGNMLKPMLARGELHCIGATTLDEYRKYIEADAALERRFQPVMVDQPSVEDTISILRGLKERFELYHGIRIQDNALVAAATLSDRYITDRFLPDKAIDLIDECGAMIRTEIDSVPEELDKKRRNLMRLEIEEAALKKEKDAGSKKRLEALQMELQDLRKETKLLEDQYENEKSQIRRVQDIRKELETLSIQLQQAERNYDLDKAAQLRHGLIPETERRLKAAEEEARGKRSTTLLREEVSEAEVAQVISRWTGIPVEKLVEGEREKLLHLDEALHKRVVGQEEAVQAVADAIIRARAQIKDPRRPIGSFIFLGPTGVGKTELAKTLTEQMFDTAENLIRIDMSEYMEKHAVSRLIGAPPGYVGYDQGGQLTEAVRRKPYSVVLFDEIEKAHPEVFNILLQLLDDGHLTDNQGRKVNFKNTIIIMTSNIGSQALIEGIQSDGHLKESAVQRVHQDLKAAFRPEFLNRVDDIVLFKPLQLQQVTKIVAILVGELQKRLEEQGIRLDLTQEASEFIAKSAYDPIYGARPLKRYIQKEVENKVARQIIGGQIKTGDVLKIQLKDGHLAFETAG; encoded by the coding sequence ATGGACTTCAATCGTTTCACGGAGCGGACCCAGCAAGCCATTAAAGAGGCTCAGAATTTTGCGGTGACGTCAGGCCACAGCGCAGTTGACGCAGAGCATGTTCTGAAGGCCCTTTTGGCCCAGGAAAATGGTATTATTCCCAAGCTTATCACGAAATTGGATATCCCCCTGGATCGGCTGACAAAAATGGTCGACCAGGAGATTCAAAAGAAACCCCGCGTGTCCGGTTCCGGTTTTGATCCGGAAAAAATATTTCTTGCGCAAAACCTGTCCGCCCTGCTGGCCAAGGCGGAACAGACGGCGAAAAAACTGAAGGATGATTACGTCTCGGTAGAGCATGTCTTCCTTGAAATCATTCGGACCGGCACGCAGACCGCGGCCGGCCGTGTGCTCAAGGAATTCAATCTGACCGAAGACCGCTTTCTGCAGGCCCTGACCGATCTGCGCGGCAATCAGCGGGTGACCAGTTCCAATCCCGAAGCCACCTACGATGCGCTCAACCAGTACGGGATTGACCTCGTCGCGTCTGCGCGTATCGGCAAGCTCGATCCGGTCATCGGTCGTGATCAGGAAATTGCGCGCGTCGTGCGCATCCTGAGTCGCAAAACGAAGAACAACCCCGTGCTCATCGGCGAACCCGGCGTGGGTAAAACAGCGATAGCGGAAGGACTCGCGCAGAGGATCGTGCGCGGTGATGTGCCGGAAGGTTTGAAAGATCGCAGCATCTTCTCGCTCGATATGGGGGCCCTGATCGCAGGCGCCAAGTATCGCGGGGAATTCGAAGAGCGATTGAAGGCCGTCCTGAATGAAGTGAAGAGCAGCGAAGGCCGCATCATCCTCTTCATCGACGAGATCCACACCATCGTCGGCGCCGGCAAGGCCGAAGGCTCGATGGATGCGGGCAATATGCTGAAACCCATGCTCGCCCGTGGGGAACTGCACTGTATCGGTGCGACGACCCTGGATGAGTATCGCAAATATATCGAAGCCGATGCCGCCCTCGAACGCCGATTCCAGCCCGTGATGGTGGATCAGCCTTCGGTCGAGGATACGATTTCGATCCTGCGTGGCTTGAAGGAACGCTTTGAGCTCTATCACGGCATTCGCATCCAGGATAACGCCCTGGTCGCCGCCGCCACGCTTTCCGACCGCTATATCACCGATCGGTTTTTGCCGGACAAGGCCATCGACCTGATCGACGAATGCGGCGCCATGATCCGTACCGAGATCGACAGCGTGCCCGAGGAACTGGATAAGAAACGCCGGAACCTCATGCGTCTTGAGATCGAGGAAGCGGCTCTGAAAAAAGAAAAAGACGCCGGCAGTAAAAAACGCCTCGAAGCTCTGCAGATGGAACTGCAGGATCTGCGCAAGGAAACCAAACTGCTGGAAGATCAGTACGAAAATGAGAAGAGCCAGATCCGCCGCGTCCAGGATATCCGCAAGGAATTGGAAACGCTGAGCATCCAGCTGCAGCAGGCGGAACGGAACTACGATCTTGATAAAGCGGCTCAGCTGCGTCACGGCCTGATTCCCGAAACGGAACGTCGTCTGAAGGCAGCCGAGGAGGAAGCCCGCGGCAAGCGCAGCACGACCCTTCTTCGGGAAGAGGTTTCAGAAGCCGAGGTCGCGCAGGTGATCAGTCGCTGGACGGGAATCCCCGTGGAAAAACTGGTCGAAGGCGAGCGTGAAAAACTTCTGCACCTGGATGAGGCTTTGCATAAGCGCGTCGTCGGTCAGGAGGAAGCCGTCCAGGCCGTCGCCGATGCGATCATCCGGGCCCGTGCCCAGATCAAGGATCCCAGGCGTCCGATCGGTTCGTTCATCTTCCTCGGCCCGACCGGGGTGGGTAAAACCGAGCTGGCGAAGACTTTGACCGAACAGATGTTTGATACGGCCGAGAATCTGATTCGAATTGATATGTCCGAATACATGGAAAAACATGCGGTTTCACGTCTGATCGGGGCGCCCCCGGGATACGTGGGCTACGATCAGGGCGGTCAGCTGACCGAAGCCGTGCGGCGCAAACCCTATTCGGTCGTGCTCTTTGATGAGATCGAGAAAGCGCACCCGGAGGTGTTCAATATCCTTCTGCAGCTGCTTGATGATGGTCATCTGACCGATAATCAAGGGCGCAAGGTGAACTTTAAAAATACGATCATCATCATGACGAGCAACATCGGTTCGCAGGCTCTGATCGAAGGCATCCAATCGGATGGTCATCTGAAAGAGTCGGCGGTGCAGAGAGTGCATCAGGATCTGAAGGCCGCATTCCGGCCTGAGTTCCTGAACCGGGTGGATGACATCGTCCTTTTCAAACCGCTGCAGCTGCAGCAGGTGACGAAGATCGTCGCGATCCTGGTCGGCGAACTGCAAAAGCGTCTTGAAGAACAGGGCATCCGTCTGGATCTGACCCAGGAGGCCAGCGAGTTCATCGCGAAGTCCGCGTATGACCCCATCTACGGGGCACGGCCTCTGAAGCGTTACATCCAGAAGGAAGTGGAAAACAAGGTGGCCCGGCAGATCATCGGCGGTCAGATCAAAACCGGCGATGTGCTCAAGATCCAGCTGAAAGATGGTCATCTGGCCTTCGAAACCGCTGGTTGA